gttatccccagctgataacattttattcCCCAGcaagtaagtaaataatccccagcaagtgttGACGTAAGACATTTTTAGgttttaaggatattttgggttcatcagccctcaaataggatatgttgggttcatccgccctcgaataggatatgtcgggttcatccgccctcgaataggatgttttgggttcatccgccctcgaataggatgttttgggttcatccgccctcgaataggatatgttgggttcatccgccctcgaataagatattttgggttcatccgccctcgaataggatatgttgggttcatccgccctcgaataggatatgtcgggttcatccgccctcgaataggatatgtcgggttcatccgccctcaaacaggatatgtcgggttcatccgccctcaaacaggatatgtcgggctcatccgccctcaaacaggatatgccgggttcatccgccctcaaacaggatatgttgggttcatccgccctcaaataggatagttcgggttcatccgccctcaaataggatatgtcgggttcatccgccctcaaataggatatgttgggatcatccgccctcaaataggatcttattttcaaagttattgatgaagacaggcgcccacctgaataacgagaggaatacattttctgtcttttcatttctgttctaggtaacccaccagtataatgcgggcatatcatttttcatatctttagcaccaggcgcccacctgtataacgagaggaatacatttcagtttttaaatttcataccaggcgcccacctgtataacgagaggaatacgtttcagtctttaaatttcataccaggcgcccacctgaataacgagaggaatacttttatgtcttagtttagacaggcgcccacctgaataacgagaggaatacttttgtctgtgcatttcatattttaggcgcccacctgtataacaagggaatacattccacgtctttacccataggagatgcatttcctcctaagtttgttttagtttcatccataggagatgcatttcctcctaagtttgttttagttgcactcataggagatgcatttcctcctaagtttgttttagtttcacccataggagatgcatttcctcctaagtttgtttcacccataggagatgcatttcctcctaagtttgtttcacccataggagatgcatttcctcctaagtttagtttcatccataggagatgcatttcctcctaagtttgtttaagtttttacccataggagatgtatttcctcctaaagtttatttttacccataggagatgcatttcctcctaggtttatttcacccaataggagacgcacttcctaagaatagttgtaccaataggagacgcactttctaagttcagttttaccataggagacgcacttcctaagttcattttactcaataggagacgcacttcctaagcttatttcacccaataggagacgcacttcctaagttcagttgtaccaataggagacgcacttcctaagaagtttcaccaataggagacgcacttcctaagttaagttttaccaataggagacgcacttcctagatccattgtaccaataggagacgaacttcctaagaagtttcaccagtaggagacgcacttcctaagataagtttcaccagtaggagacgcacttcctaagataagtttcaccagtaggagacgcacttcctaagttagtttcaccaataggagacgcacttcctaaggagacgcacttcctaagaatagttcaccaataggagacgcacgtcctaaggagacgcacttcctaagataagttcaccagtaggagacgcacttcctaagaatagtttcaccaataggagacgcacttcctaagtaagtttcaccaataggagacgcacttcctaagtaagtttcaccaagaggagacgcacatcctaagtaagtttcaccaagaggagacgcacatcctaagttagtttcaccaacaagagacgcacatcctaagttagtttcaccaagaggagacgcacatcctaagtaagtttcaccaacaggagacgcacatcctaagttagtttcaccaacaggagacgcacatcctaagtaagttttaccaagAGGAGACgtacatcctaagttagtttcaccaacaggagacgcacatcctaagtaagtttcaccaagaggagacacacatcctaagttaatttcaccaagaggagacgcacttcctaagataagtttcactaataggagacacacttcctaagaataatttcaccaataggagacgcacttcctaaggagacgcacttcctaagaatagtttcaccaataggagacgcacttcctaagttaagtttcgccaacaggagacgcacgtcctaaggagacgcacttcctaagttaagtttcaccaataggagacgcacttcctaagatagttctaccaataggagacgcacttcctaagtttagtttttcccaataggagacgcacttcataagtttattgtacccacaggagacgcacttcctaagtttattgtacccaataggagacgcacttccttaaagtttagttttgcccataggagacgcacttcctaagtttacttttaccccataggagacgcacttcctaaattaagatttcacgcataggagacgcacttcctagttcaaaatcattaaggtttcacccataggagacgcgcttcctaagactattttacccctaggagacgcacttcctaagtttaatttcgtgcacaggaaacacacttcctgaatcaagttttcattattaggagacacacttcctagtctggttcgctcaggttatacttttgctttaggagacgcacttcctagtttggctttttagattatattttatttcaggagacgcacttccggaattgataTTTCGCCctgatgcacttcctagtttgattcattttaagttcgaccataggagacgcacttcctagtctagttttTTGAAGTCTACCCGTAGGAGACACACTTACTAATCAAGGGCTTTCAagttttttaggagacgcacttcctaaatcgagattttattcataggagacgcacttcctagttctagtcactgaagttttcacccttaggagacgcacttcctagtttagctcattccgattcaaccatagaagacacactttctagtttgagtcattgaggtttttattttagcagacacatttgctagcaagagttttggttttactcataggagatgcacatcctagcctaatctttagtttactctcatcattgcatcagtagtgtaagtgagttataattttgctaacgactcacaaatcttcccagtacaaactgggttaggaaattttgtttgttttgtttgttttggttgtcagggacccgcctgtagaatggagtttgtggtatgtcgaagatggaagaagtcaggagtctgcctgtagaacagaggaacattttttaagatcaagcagtgacccactggaaagcagaaggttgcaacagaaatccccagcattcaaccaagttataaatagcagaagctcgcctcaagaaagCGAGTCAACAGGCtgagctggtcacaaaaacaaaaacaaaaaacaagaaaagaaaaaaatagaaaaaaacgaATCCAAAACACGGAAGTGTAGAACAGAAGTGATCtgttcaagaactagcgcctacaactagcaagtatcaaggttcaaatccaaagtctgtatgaagcatcattcgagattcaagatcaagtttcagaagacttaaagataggaatcgtTGTAACTAGTAACTGATaaacttagttagtctttttcagttttcatttttgatgtaatggcaggaccacggaccggaacctcaacggaacggcacctcgatcggctcttcacctcggtacactttaccatctctctcatttccgaactacacgtggcctgattcctgtataaccaaggatatgtaggcagctcagataccagggctcggtcacattcccttcctttccttagtgtagtccctccaaataatggtcgggtcaaaaacatgtctagtcgttctttgtcggaaaactcttcgtgtttccagtcaaagaggggcagctgtagacacctgatttttgaccctccccgagaattttcacatttttagcttaaatatttaatttaggtctaatataactattttgactatttttactttattttcgtcgcaaaagaggaaaattacaaaaatatatatataaattttagtttatgtacttctcataaatttgaaaaaatacaaaaattgcactttatttttgtgctttatataatttcgaaaataaccaaaaaatttttattaatgttttgtagtcattttaattgttgaaaaaaataaaaaaatattactttatattttatctttatataaaaaaggaaaattacaaaaaaatagttttattaatattttgtagctattttaaatcttgaaaaaatatttaaaaaaagatatagttttgtttaaatattagtcttatttttggtagttattttgcttacataggactagttaagcaacgttttcttattctcggatccgggcaaaagaataatattcgggttcaaaatacccaattttaggcctaattttcggacctagcccataataaaccgagtccacgacacatggggaaccccaccacgcgtgggggacacaagtctcgaaccccaccacgcttggggctcatttccctggGCAAAACCATACAAAGACACGGACTGGGGACTGGAAAACAGGAGGACTTGGAAAATTTTGGGGGGAGGaacagattttgaaagaaaaggacattgttccttcatcttcttccttggttttttgaagaaaaaacctaAAAAAAAACTACTGTCCAAACACCTTCCCCATCACCCTCCCATCGTGGAACCTCCACTCCCTCACGTCGGACCCCAGCTTCTTGACCCTACGcccaaacaccacgtccaaacaTCTACTCAAACCACCCATCGTCTTCCCTACCGTGAAACCCCCATAACCAAACAGAAACCAGTCGCAAACCACCCCCCAATGCCTGAACACCATCGGACAACCCCGACCGGAGCTGCTCCACTATTTTCAGCTTCGCTGCATTTCCGAGCAGCTGTTTCTGCATGCTTTCGCCGTCGTCGCACCCCTCCGTCGACCTCGCCCAAACCGCCACCAAACAGAACCCTACCCCATGAAACCACCTGCACCCCGACCCCCCAACGCTTGAACTCACCTTCCACATCGCCCAAAACCACCTGAAGAGAAAGATCCTATCGACTTCTTCttcaactgcccaaacgacccctcctgCTGCAGCTTCACGTACCAGGTGTTGCGCcggaaaaatacagcagcaaccaaacaatccctggttgttgacagttgtgggtccgagctttctatttccatcgaggtcgtctttggttcatcgaggtccggtacgtcgaggtgtttgtccgaggttccgtcgttgttcttcgttcagagaggtccggcttgagtcccgttggggtcgtgtttgtcgtcctgagtttgccgaggttcaaaggttagtaaacctcaagtattagataaggaaatgttacgttaattgttcgaagatgcaatatataaattgatatgataattttctgcttatgttttcatcgtatgcatttttgctcatttttgcgttatgtgattcttgtttattcGATGTCATtcaattaagttggactagttgttttatgacacaagtttgacgttaatttgttcgtcctttccttcgcttagttcattcggacaaaaaaaaaattattattagtacatgttattactactcccgaaacactcattcgctaaaactctttttattaaacttctaacaagttatgagattttagttgtaaagaagctgtaaggtttagtatggttaaaggcataaaaacgacatcctttaaaaataaaaaataaataaataaaaaatgagacgagcctcgccaaataaaagggacaaattgcggggccctcacaaaaatatatgtattaaacacttagattccgggacgggccgtttagcaaatttcacggccctacccaaaataaatgatacgctagtcgctttaggcgcgcctttaataatttaattttcttaaactcgggtgcacatttatgtgacccaaatccaaatctcaacggaatcgaaatatgtctctaatcacgggtatattgattatggcgtggcccgagatgcatttccatgacgttgtaaattccttttaataataaatgagacgagcctcgacaaacaaaaaaatgTAGAAGTTGCGGGGCcttctaaatgtatatatattaaaatacttagaattcgggacatgctgtttagcaaattttacggtcttccccaaaataacaatacgtcagttgctttaggcgcgtcttaataatttatttttcctaattcgggtgcacatttatgtgacccaaatctaaacctcaaccgagtcgagatatgtcaataaccacgggtgcattgatgtaacgtggttcgagatatattttcacgacgttgcaattctcgtaaaaaataataataaaagcggtcaagagtttaaaacttgcacataggtttaacatgtataaaatcagataatcaagccaaatacaacagttgaacgaccgtgctagaaccacggaactagggaatgcctaacacttctcccgggttaatagaattccttatccggatttctggtacgcagactataatatagagtcattcttttcctcgattcgggattaaaattggtgacttgggacaccctaaatctcccaagtgacgactctgaaataaataaaccaatcccgtttcgattgtcctttaattggaaaaaactcccttgtacccccgcgggtgcagaaaaaggaggtgtgacaaatgtgatacacatttgatacaaatatgatacatatgtgatacacatatcatttgtttttcatgtttcatcttctacttcgaattttcaattcaaaccaccttaAAACTcagccaaatcatcccaaaacttagATTCAAACTCATTAAGATGTACCAAATTTATTCTAATAATATCCActcaaaagaaagtaaaaattgacCTTTTTTTTTGGTTACGAATAGCTAAGTGACTAATATTGATAACATTTGGCTAATattaatctatattatattaaaagcatgaagacccttagcgaaatgtcgttcgccttttttatccttttaaaatagagttcacacttgacaaaatagtcattttactatttttttaatatttaagaatACTCATTTAAATATTCCCTACTCTTTAGGAataatcatttaattaatttCCTGCTATATAGAAATTGTCATTTAATTACTCCTTtaatatttataatatggatcttCAATTTTTTTTGGTTCTAGAATTTCAAGCACATATTGTAGGAAAGATTATCGGTCACGACATAATAGGAAATTTTCCGTCCAACTCCATTAATATTTAGGAATATTATTAAAATTTTCCTTTTAATGCTAGGAGGGTCCTTTTTTACTtgataaaattttatttaattcgCACACAATAGGAAGGTTTCGGTtctttttagttaataaaattttcaCTAATTCACATACACTATGAAATTTTCGATACTTTCAactattttcaaatttagaagtATTAAAATTTCATACTCGGAAAGTTTTTTTAGTAAACAAAATTTTAACGAATTCACATTTCATATACACATACTAGGAAAGTTTTGGTATAAATGTTTGACActaattttttataaaatatactAGGCGAAAACGAGCTCTTTCTGAATTTCTTTTGTTAGAGTCTGTTGAATAAATTTTTAAACAATTATATACAAGGTACTTCTATAAAAGAAGTTATAATTACACCTTTTCATTATTATGAAACTTTGCCTTGTTGAAGCAGCAACTACAAAGTTAAGGCTTCCATATTCTCTTTTCTTgagtaagttttttttttattttttatttttttatttaatattagtTGCTGAATATTGCACATATATTTGTATTAGTAGTTGAATTTTGCTTTAACACATTAGTACTTGAATTTTTCATGCATGTATTCAACCCATATATCtttattttgatgttcttgattgTGAATCTTGATTGCATAGTCGCCTTTTTGCATTAGAGTGTATGCTTCAATTTTTTGTCAAGTTATTTCTTCTACTATTTTTTATGTATTGGACCTTTTTCTCTGTTTTTAACAGCTTTTAATAGATTTTATATTagacaaaaaattatttttcttaaaattatatGAATTTATAATTAACCAAAATTTTAGTTATTGGTTTTTTAATTATTTGAACTAAGTAAGTACTAATAATATTTAATACGCTAAAATCAATTAAGATTTTGCTTTATATAAATTCTTTCTTTGTTTAAACTATATAAAacttataatttatttttaaaattttcattatTCAATTAATAGGATAATGGAATGCGAATTCTCCACGTACTCTTCTCCATGTACTCTGATTTATAACCGAATGTGAATAAAATCTTTCGCTTATTTTCCGATAGCTATGTGACTAATGATTTTACTACTTCGAGTTCATACATGATTCAAGACTATTGCCGAAGAAATATCAAAAAGAGGATAAAATGTAGTTTTTCATTGGGATATCAAATCTATTACGGAATCAAAGTTCTTTAAAAATAGCTTTACTTTAAAAACTTTAAATCTTCAAAAGTTATGTGTTCTTGGTGAAACTTAAAAGAAATATGGCAACTTGTGAAACTTAAATTGAATTATAAAATTGGAATTAATTTTAAGTTACATATTGATTGAGATAATTTAGTACTTTTATGGGATAAAGTTTCAACCTTTATTGAATAACTAAATAAAACTAATAATTGATCATTTTAGAacgtaatttttttttgaattttattttataacttaaaCACAAATTCTAATATCGAGACTAGgcacacgcgcaacgcgcgtattTTAAGATTGGTAATATTTAATAAACCGAACAATTTTTGTAATATGCTACTTATAAATGAACATGGCTGATAGTTTCTATAACAATAAAGAGGATTTATTATAGTTAGATTTTATTTCTTCACTTTGAACATCAACCTACTACAAACCAGTCATTCGTCCGAATTTAGATCATCCATGCTCTGGAGGAGTATAGTGGAcataacataatataaaaattaattccGAAAAAAACTTGTCCTTTATAATGAATGGTTTGTTATATAGGGATGCTGTTATAAAGAGGGCAGAAAGGTCTGAGTGTATGTTAATATGATTGTGTATATGATAAGTGAAAACATTAAACACATTAATACACTAGTTTGATAAGAAAAAAGACATTACAGCAAAGTTCATCATTTAACAATTATTGAATAATATTCATGAAAGTTTCAAAAGCCATTTAAAATAATATTATGAATGAAATGATATTGAACAATTTACAATGTCCCAAAATTGATAACGTTATCATATTAATTACACAGAAGGAGTCACAACTGACCCTTGCAACAACAGTTTTCATCACCATAGAAATTTCATCTTCTAAAAATATCTGTTAGATTATGTACCACCAACCGATAAGCTGAAGGTTCGCATCGTATGAAGTGTCACGAAAGTACCACGATCAATACTCCCAAGGTCGGAAGGGGAAATAAATTGGGCAAAAATTATTTTTAGCACGTAATCGAAACTATTTATATCCGGTAGTCgcaaaagtatataaaatttatatatttttgtatataacatacataaataaatacacacacgcgcgcgcgcacacacacacacacacacacacacacatatatatatatatatatatatatatatatatatatatattatttttgtcggctattattttgagagcgactATACAGTATCATTTTCTGGAAAAAAAATGACAGCCTCAAAATTGTCTACAAACTTGAAAAGTAGAAGTGTGGttgtgttttttctttttttaaaaaaaaaattcaaatcccACCTAACTTAAgggggaaaaaaaggaaaaaaatgcaATAGTCTATATAGCATATATTTTCTTGTATTCATCATTGTCATCAGAGAGGACTGAATCTGATAAATCCAATGACTTGCTAGCCATAGAGTTCTTTCTCATGCTCTTCTTGTTTGATGACTCAATCCTATGGCTTATAACCCAAAATAACATTACTCCAATTGTTGAAATCATTATAACTGCTCCAAGAATTGACACAATAATTGCCATCAGCCTATAACGTGTGCCAACAACAACAAATGACAGTGCCAAATATGCCACTGAAACAAGCACACAAGCCACCCACATTAGCTTGTTTATAATTGACATCAACTTCTTCTTTGCTTTGCTTTCAATGACCACAACTGTTGTCTGAACAACCACAACTGAAAGCGAGATGAATAACGCGATAGAGTCGAAGATAAAGAAAACGAGAAATCCAGGGTGGTTCGATATGTTTGCTTCTCCAATTATATGACCAGGTGGGAGGTTATCTGGATCCATATAGTATTGCCCCGGCACTTGAAATATTCCTGCAAAGGCAACTGTGGCGATTAGTACAGCAACGACAGTTGTTGAGTTGATCGCGTTGTTTAGGCCTTCTCGATGCATTTTGTGGAGGCGTTTGGCAATGCCTTGTATGCGTTTTCTTGTCTGTCGCGTGTGTTTTAACTGATCGTGCACCTCGTGTTTGATGTCACTAACGGTTTGCTTCAACTCTCTTGCTGGATTTATTTTCTGTGGTTTGAGAACTCGTGCACTTTCAACGCCATGTTCCTGTAGGATGGCTACAGTCTCAGCCTGTGACATTTTCTCAGCAGTGTCGAGAGCTGTCTCGTGGGACCTATTGATCACTTTTTTGTCTGTTTCATTCTGCCCAAGTAGCAATTTAACAATCTGCAATATCAGTCAAAACAAGTCAGATCTCCATATGATCAACAATTCCACTTCATTTATACTATCAACAATTTGGTTCATATATGAAGTAATAACTGGTACAAGTGGCCTAGCTATTTTTGGAAGAACATGAACATTTGAATATTCTGTCAATTgcgcagcccggtgcactaagctcccgctatgcgcggggtcggGGGAAGGGCCGGATCACAggggtctattgtatgcagcctCACCCTGCATTTCTGTCAATGATATATAGATTTTTTACACCGTTGCTAATAAGCACTAGCAGCATCATGCTCAGAGATGAAGCAACCAAATATAAAATTAGTCGAACATGTCTGTCAAAGTGATTGAGCAATGTTATCGACTCTAACTAGAAActgttttcatctctttttttggTAAACAAAGGACACTCAGTAactaaaatatcatcaatacaGCAGGAGTTTTAGATGAAACGTACCTCAGACCTCCCTTTCCGAGCTGCAATATGCAATGGCGTATTGCCCTTATTGTCAACCATGTTAATTAATGAAGGATCAGTTTTAATGAGCTCCTCCACAACCTCAAGGTTTTGTCCTTTGACAGCCATGTGAAGTGCAGTCTGTCCTTTATTATCCATCCGTGTTGCAATCCCTGGCTCCTTACTCAAAAGAGCCTTCAAAACCTGCAAATGTCCATTCCTTGCAGAAGAATGCAGTGCTGTTTTCCCGTTACTTTTAGCTATAGTGGCCAAACTACTCTGTTCCGCCAAGAAATAATTCACCACCTCTATATGCCCTTGGTTCGCTGCAGTATGCAAAGCTGTTGTATTTGCGACATCAACTGTCATCGCTAGCTCTGGATGTGCTTCCAGTAATACCTTCACCATATCTGCAACATTGCCAAAAATGAACAAACAACATCGACAATAACAACAACGCCTCAATCTAAAGCAGGTTGGGCTAGGCTATATAAATACTTATTGATCAGGTCGCTCCATTTAAGGTCATCACTGTCCAATAAAtattatacaaaataaaaataaaaagtactaGAAAGTTCTCTATATATAATCTCAAACAAACAAGTTCATCTAAATCTCATAAATTTGACATCAGAAAAATTGAAAGGCTAAAGTGATACTAGCAGTTCATATATAAATCATCAAAAGCTTACCTAAATCTCCTTGTTTGGCAGCAATATGCAATGCATCAAACCCGTTCCTCGCTTTGATGCCAGCTGTGACAAGATCATAATACATGATCATCTCCCTAACCACCTCATAATAACCATATTCAGCTGCAACATACAAGGGGGTCTCTCCTGCTGAATTTTGCTTTATCAACAACTCCGCTAATTCTTCCTCGCCCGTGTTCTTTATAGTCTCTCTTATTGCAACAATATTTCCAGCTCTAGCTGCCGAATGCAAGGCAGAATCATCACGTTTCCCCGTTAATTGTTTCGTC
The Nicotiana sylvestris chromosome 11, ASM39365v2, whole genome shotgun sequence DNA segment above includes these coding regions:
- the LOC104231092 gene encoding ankyrin repeat-containing protein At5g02620-like is translated as MEAPTAQPTTPRKKMTKQLTGKRDDSALHSAARAGNIVAIRETIKNTGEEELAELLIKQNSAGETPLYVAAEYGYYEVVREMIMYYDLVTAGIKARNGFDALHIAAKQGDLDMVKVLLEAHPELAMTVDVANTTALHTAANQGHIEVVNYFLAEQSSLATIAKSNGKTALHSSARNGHLQVLKALLSKEPGIATRMDNKGQTALHMAVKGQNLEVVEELIKTDPSLINMVDNKGNTPLHIAARKGRSEIVKLLLGQNETDKKVINRSHETALDTAEKMSQAETVAILQEHGVESARVLKPQKINPARELKQTVSDIKHEVHDQLKHTRQTRKRIQGIAKRLHKMHREGLNNAINSTTVVAVLIATVAFAGIFQVPGQYYMDPDNLPPGHIIGEANISNHPGFLVFFIFDSIALFISLSVVVVQTTVVVIESKAKKKLMSIINKLMWVACVLVSVAYLALSFVVVGTRYRLMAIIVSILGAVIMISTIGVMLFWVISHRIESSNKKSMRKNSMASKSLDLSDSVLSDDNDEYKKIYAI